The following are encoded together in the Malaya genurostris strain Urasoe2022 chromosome 3, Malgen_1.1, whole genome shotgun sequence genome:
- the LOC131434300 gene encoding uncharacterized protein LOC131434300, giving the protein MPAASKQKSPPLKALQTKLRGLQTSFNNMYQFMQLCRTDTKLVEVNVRLEQLDPMWDKMIEALDELESHEETPDNTEDFVKDRIEFENRFYELKSFLVDKIKEDGDTSALNQTTRSLDNAPTGSTPHVRLPQITLPRFDGKIDEWLTFRDLYTSLIHWQADLPDIEKFHYLRSQLEGEALAVIDSLPLTKANYTVAWELLTKRYSNTKVLRKRQVQALFELPFAKRECAADLHSLLDTFEKIVKTLDQVTPQQADYKDMLLLHLLSSRLDNATRRSWEEWSSTKDIDTVKDLTEFLQRHIRILESLPNRSTDQKMEPSQSKYPKKASTVKAFNTTVQNPSASAKCVACSHNHPLYQCQSFHSLPVPERDALLRSNSLCRNCFRRGHHAKDCNSKFTCQQCKGKHHTLVCFKGKANEGKPNNNTDLKASDKSEEIPEAKVVNLATTTNTTLSCNTTTSSTGVLLLTAVVILEDDQGHKVHARALLNSAAECNLISKRLRKYLSVKEESSMVEVVGIQGLATKVHGKITVHIHSRVSDFKQTMEMFVLTKIAAQMNTALIDAAKWNIPSGIELADPNILQDDHVDLVLGAEFFFEFFSSNRRIRLGDNLPSLVDSVFGWVVTGRYAVNAPTKSVLCDVALTSRLEDMLERFWKCEDVGLETNYSPEETRCENYFLQTTQRDASGRYIVSYPRIDELLTKLGESKAIAERRFLQLERRLGRDVELQRQYKAFMLEYETLGHMRLVSQEEKADITRCYLPHHPVVKNESTTTKVRVVFDASAKTASNLSLNDSLCVGPTIQEDLRSIILRSRTRQIMLVADIEKMFRQVEVCPQDRPLQSILWRTSANDPLSTYELATVLYGTKPAPFLATRTLVQLASDEETRFPLAATAVREDFYMDDAITGADDANTAKELRIQLQSMLELGGFKLRKFASNCETVLSGLPKEDLSIQTDDGISLDNDCMVKTLGLIWMPHTDVFRFKFDIIPLHSSDRLTKRKVLSIIATLFDPLGLIGAVITRAKIFMQLLWQLEDSSKGKLAWDSPLPTNVAEEWIRFHQQLPSLNNIRVERLVMLKRPKSSQIHIFCDASQKAYGACAYIRSEDALERIKVALLSSKSRVSPLKIQTIPKLELCGALLAAELYSKVKRAVRFASEIFFWTDSSTVLRWLAATPCIWTIFVANRVAKIQNLTENCHWFHVPGEQNPADLLSRGVAPEDLFDNKFWWEGPSWLGKNPEIWPKQQSWSSECVEEERRRVVLAASTEGHSSIEHYISRFSNYTAMVRCTAYCLRFIQNSRKRKKGNRTFGALTITELQEAEFKILRIIQEEQFSSEMKAISNGECLSRSSPLRWYVPFIAADGILRVGGRLGQSRESEEVKHPIVLPARHLITKLLMRHYHLKLMHAGPQLMLSNIRLRYWPLGGRNVAKTVCHHCLICYRRKPKAIEQFMAELPAQRVAVTRPFSTTGVDYFGPVYIRPGYRRIAVKAYVAVFVCFSTKAAHLELVTDLSTARFIQALRRFIARRGKCANLWSDNGTNFVGARNQMKELLLNLKRKEHHDTVARECADDGIQWNFIPPGASHFGGLWEAAVQSAKTHLLKVLGDSAVSYEDMVTLLAQVECCLNSRPLTQLSDDPNDLQPLTPGHFLVGSAMQALPSADYTQTVIGRLNLWETVQRRVQDFWKRWRTEYLVQLQGRTKWWKPPVGVNKGSLVVIRDDNLPPTRWKLGRIIETHPGPDGVVRVVSLKTASGRVERPVDKICILPVATPDEEEHVKNV; this is encoded by the coding sequence ATGCCTGCTGCATCGAAACAGAAGTCACCACCACTGAAAGCACTACAAACTAAACTTCgcggcttgcagacatctttCAACAATATGTACCAGTTCATGCAACTGTGCCGTACCGATACTAAGCTGGTAGAGGTCAACGTTCGACTGGAGCAGCTGGATCCAATGTGGGATAAGATGATAGAGGCCCTTGACGAACTAGAATCTCACGAAGAGACACCCGATAACACCGAAGACTTCGTTAAAGATCGgattgaattcgaaaatcgattttacGAATTGAAATCGTTTCTCGTCGACAAAATTAAAGAAGATGGTGATACAAGTGCACTCAATCAGACTACTCGCTCACTCGATAATGCCCCCACCGGTTCCACTCCACATGTGCGTTTACCGCAAATAACCCTTCCAAGATTTGATGGAAAAATTGATGAATGGCTTACATTTCGTGATCTTTACACTTCTCTTATACACTGGCAAGCAGATCTTCCAGATATAGAAAAATTCCACTATTTACGTAGTCAGCTGGAAGGAGAAGCACTAGCGGTTATAGATTCTCTTCCTTTAACCAAAGCAAACTATACCGTAGCATGGGAACTGCTAACCAAACGATACTCAAATACTAAGGTTCTCCGTAAACGACAAGTTCAAGCTTTGTTTGAGTTACCTTTCGCTAAACGAGAGTGTGCTGCTGATCTCCATTCATTATTGGATACATTcgaaaaaatcgtaaaaaccTTAGATCAGGTGACACCTCAGCAAGCTGATTACAAGGATATGTTGTTATTACACCTGCTGAGTTCTCGTTTAGACAATGCTACAAGACGAAGCTGGGAAGAATGGTCATCAACCAAGGATATTGATACCGTGAAGGATCTTACTGAATTTTTACAGCGACATATTAGAATTTTGGAATCGTTGCCTAATAGGTCCACTGATCAGAAAATGGAACCTTCCCAATCCAAATATCCAAAGAAGGCATCAACGGTGAAGGCATTTAATACTACGGTTCAGAACCCTTCGGCGTCGGCAAAGTGTGTGGCATGCTCGCATAATCATCCTCTTTATCAATGCCAATCATTTCATAGCCTACCTGTACCAGAAAGAGATGCACTACTACGAAGTAACTCATTGTGCCGAAATTGCTTTCGGCGGGGTCATCATGCAAAGGATTGTAACTCCAAGTTTACTTGCCAACAGTGCAAGGGGAAACATCATACACTCGTTTGTTTTAAGGGGAAGGCAAACGAAGGCAAGCCGAATAACAATACGGATCTGAAAGCGTCTGATAAGAGTGAGGAAATACCCGAAGCAAAGGTGGTCAATCTGGCGACTACTACCAATACTACTTTATCCTGCAATACGACTACTAGTTCTACGGGTGTACTCTTGCTCACAGCTGTCGTTATTTTAGAAGATGATCAAGGTCATAAGGTTCATGCAAGGGCACTGTTGAATAGTGCAGCAGAATGCAATTTGATCAGCAAGAGGTTGAGGAAATATTTATCAGTCAAAGAGGAAAGCAGCATGGTCGAAGTAGTTGGGATTCAAGGTTTAGCAACAAAGGTGCATGGGAAAATTACAGTACATATTCACTCTCGCGTGTCGGATTTTAAGCAAACGATGGAAATGTTTGTTTTGACCAAGATAGCTGCCCAAATGAATACAGCTTTAATCGACGCTGCCAAATGGAATATACCAAGTGGGATAGAATTAGCCGATCCAAATATTCTCCAAGATGATCATGTTGATCTCGTCTTAGGTGCagaatttttctttgaattctTTTCCAGTAACCGTCGCATTCGATTGGGAGATAATTTACCATCGTTAGTTGACTCAGTCTTTGGATGGGTAGTTACAGGACGATATGCTGTGAATGCTCCTACTAAATCGGTTTTATGTGATGTGGCACTTACGAGTCGGTTGGAGGATATGCTAGAAAGGTTCTGGAAATGTGAAGATGTTGGTTTGGAAACTAATTATTCGCCAGAAGAAACTAGATGTGAGAATTATTTCCTTCAAACCACACAGAGAGATGCTTCAGGTCGGTATATAGTATCCTACCCTAGGATTGACGAACTGCTGACAAAGTTAGGCGAATCCAAGGCGATTGCGGAACGGCGATTCTTGCAATTAGAAAGACGGCTCGGTCGCGACGTAGAACTCCAGAGGCAGTACAAGGCATTCATGCTAGAATACGAAACTCTGGGTCATATGAGGTTGGTCTCCCAGGAAGAAAAGGCGGATATCACCCGTTGTTATCTTCCACATCATCCGGTGGTGAAGAACGAGAGTACTACCACCAAGGTACGGGTGGTATTCGACGCTTCTGCTAAAACTGCATCAAATCTTTCCTTGAATGACAGTTTATGTGTTGGACCGACCATCCAAGAGGATTTACGCTCGATCATCTTACGCAGTCGTACCCGTCAGATAATGCTTGTAGCTGACatagaaaaaatgtttcgacAGGTGGAGGTCTGCCCTCAAGACAGACCCCTTCAATCAATTTTATGGCGTACTTCCGCAAACGACCCACTATCAACATATGAGCTGGCAACTGTATTGTATGGTACCAAGCCAGCTCCATTCCTCGCTACCAGGACTTTAGTGCAACTTGCAAGCGATGAGGAAACTCGATTTCCTTTGGCAGCGACAGCGGTTCGAGaggacttttatatggatgatgCCATAACAGGAGCAGACGACGCTAATACGGCTAAAGAGTtgagaattcagttgcaatctATGTTGGAGCTAGGTGGATTCAAATTGAGAAAATTTGCCTCCAACTGTGAAACAGTACTAAGCGGACTTCCGAAGGAAGACCTTTCGATTCAAACAGATGATGGAATTAGTTTGGATAATGACTGTATGGTTAAGACTTTAGGTTTGATATGGATGCCACACAcggatgtttttcggttcaaattCGATATAATACCACTCCATTCGAGCGACCGATTGACGAAAAGGAAAGTGCTATCCATAATCGCCACCCTGTTTGACCCTCTGGGTCTCATCGGAGCCGTCATTACCCGTGCAAAAATCTTCATGCAACTTCTGTGGCAACTGGAAGATAGTTCAAAGGGAAAGTTAGCCTGGGATTCTCCTCTACCTACAAATGTAGCAGAAGAGTGGATTCGATTTCACCAACAATTGCCATCGCTCAACAACATTCGAGTTGAACGCTTAGTAATGTTGAAACGACCAAAATCATCTCAAATACACATATTTTGTGATGCTTCGCAAAAGGCTTATGGCGCCTGCGCATACATCAGAAGCGAAGATGCATTGGAAAGGATTAAGGTAGCCCTTTTGTCGTCGAAATCTCGAGTTTCACCGTTGAAAATACAAACCATTCCTAAGCTAGAGTTGTGTGGAGCATTGTTGGCAGCTGAGTTGTATTCAAAGGTGAAAAGGGCTGTCCGGTTCGcatcagaaatatttttttggacGGATTCTTCCACAGTTCTACGTTGGTTAGCTGCCACACCCTGTATATGGACAATTTTTGTGGCGAATCGTGTAGCCAAGATACAAAATTTAACTGAGAATTGTCATTGGTTTCACGTACCAGGAGAGCAAAACCCTGCGGACCTCCTTTCGAGGGGAGTTGCTcctgaagatttatttgataatAAATTTTGGTGGGAAGGCCCATCTTGGCTAGGTAAGAACCCtgaaatctggccaaaacaacaATCCTGGTCGTCGGAATGTGTAGAGGAGGAGAGGAGACGTGTTGTGCTAGCGGCAAGTACTGAAGGTCACAGTTCCATAGAACACTATATATCCCGATTTTCCAACTATACGGCTATGGTTCGATGTACAGCATACTGTCTTCGATTTATACAAAACTCTCGGAAACGGAAGAAAGGTAACCGAACGTTTGGTGCTCTAACGATTACGGAGTTGCAAGAGGCCGAATTTAAGATTTTACGGATTATTCAGGAGGAACAATTTAGCAGTGAGATGAAGGCTATATCCAACGGAGAATGCTTGTCACGATCATCGCCTTTGCGTTGGTACGTTCCATTCATAGCAGCTGACGGCATTCTAAGAGTAGGAGGAAGGTTAGGGCAATCGAGAGAGTCTGAAGAAGTGAAACACCCCATCGTGCTTCCCGCCAGACATTTAATCACCAAACTTCTTATGCGTCACTACCATTTAAAATTGATGCATGCTGGACCTCAACTGATGCTGAGTAACATTCGGTTGCGGTATTGGCCTCTTGGGGGAAGGAACGTGGCGAAAACGGTGTGTCATCATTGTTTAATATGTTACCGCAGGAAACCTAAGGCAATTGAGCAGTTTATGGCGGAGTTACCTGCGCAGAGAGTAGCTGTAACGAGACCATTCTCAACGACAGGCGTTGACTATTTCGGACCGGTGTATATACGACCAGGATACAGACGAATTGCAGTGAAGGCGTATGTTGCCGTTTTTGTGTGCTTCTCCACAAAAGCAGCACATTTGGAGTTGGTTACGGATTTATCGACAGCACGGTTTATTCAAGCATTGAGGAGGTTTATAGCACGACGGGGAAAGTGCGCCAATTTGTGGTCCGACAACGGCACCAACTTTGTAGGAGCACGAAATCAGATGAAAGAGCTTCTCTTGAACCTTAAACGTAAAGAGCATCACGATACTGTGGCGAGAGAGTGTGCGGACGATGGAATACAATGGAATTTTATTCCCCCCGGCGCTTCTCATTTTGGAGGTCTTTGGGAGGCCGCAGTCCAATCAGCAAAAACACATTTACTCAAGGTATTAGGTGACTCGGCGGTTTCTTATGAAGACATGGTCACTCTATTAGCACAAGTGGAATGTTGTTTAAATTCGCGGCCATTAACTCAGCTTTCGGATGATCCTAACGATCTACAACCGTTAACACCAGGCCATTTTTTGGTTGGGTCTGCCATGCAAGCTTTACCATCAGCAGATTACACACAAACTGTGATAGGACGGCTAAACCTTTGGGAGACTGTTCAGCGAAGAGTACAAGACTTCTGGAAACGGTGGAGGACCGAGTATCTAGTTCAACTTCAAGGAAGA